The DNA region ATAAGGGGCTGTTACTGGCAGCACTCACGTGCTCTGAATTTCTTTCTCTTGCAACAAATCCCCCAGTTGGCGCTAAAGCGCCTATTTTCATACTTTATTTGACCTGCTTCTCTTGCATAGGTCTCTTAACGCTTTTCCTATGCTTTTTTCAATCTCCCATAGATAACCTGTCGCTTATATTTTGGCGCAAACACGATATGATACTTACAATTCCAACTTGTATGTGCTAAGCTTCTCTTATCCATATGGATACCTCCTTGATATTTTATTGCCGATAACACAATAATTTTATCATAGGAGGTTCTTTTTTTACTTGAAGCTAAAGCTTTTGATTCCTACCACCAGCATAGCTGGTGGTTTATTCATGCTAAAGCGAACAAAAAAGATCGCTCACTTCATTAAGAAGCAAGCGATCCATTCGCTTTAAATGCAGGGCTTAGTTTAGTAGGAAGACATCTCCTGCCAAATTTTTTCAACAATGATTTGCCCGTAGCCATTACCGGGCACTGCCCAACGGCCGTTCAAGTCTGACCAAACAGCTGCTTTACCGCGGTTGCCGTGGTTGAAACGACCATCGTAGAGTTCACAACCCATCGGCAAGGGCTGGGCACTGGCGTAAGAGTACAAATGCTGTAAATGGGCCTCAACACCAATGGCCGGCGTCTCATAGCACCAACCGTGCATGCCGACAGTTAAATGCGCTTTCGAGCCATCTATAGCGGAAAAAACTTGTTTCTGTAAGTCTTCTTCTGTCGTTACACGACCGATGGCCCCTAGGCCACAATAATTGTTTTGCATAGGCAAGACTTCATTGCCATACTGAAAATAACCTGTTTCCTGAATGGCTTGTGCCAAGGCTACATCACCGCGAATACCGTAGCGTGGCGCAATGGACAAATATAAGGCACCAATATTGCGCGGAAAGGGCGTAAATGTTTTGCCATTACGTGCGGCCTGCGTCTTAATCTGCACTTCCTTGGCCGCTAAATAACGGTTGACTTGCTCTAAACTTAATTGCGCATCACCTAAAATGGTCATATTATCCGCCCTATTTCCCGGCAAGGCAGGCGTGCTCTGCGGCTGAGCGGGCTCTTCTGCAATAAAGTCACTTGCTGCCGGCAGGGACTCTTTGGGCGGTGCCCAGGTGCTATCCGGCCTGGACTCTTTTTCAATGAGCTGCCGGTTGTGGTCGCGTACCGTTACCAATCCGTCGTGCCAACCCACTTCTGCGCCAAGGCCTTCAGAAATAGCTCGCAAGGGCACCATCGTGTATCCGGGCGCTTTAATATAGGCCTTCCCCATGCTGGCATCCGTCTCCAGCAGAGTCCCATTAATGTAAATAGCAATGTCCCGACCCGGATTGATCAACCCATCAGAGGCGGTTCCCTGTCGATTAATGGTCACCACTCGGTTATCCCCATCCCAGCGAACATCATACCCGAGTCCCTCAGAAATGGTGCGCAAGGGGACATAAACACGTGAAGACACCAGTTCAGGCCTGGGCTCGGAAAAATAAGTTGAATCGTTAATCAATAATGTAATCGCCGCCTGTGCCGGCGTCTGTAAAATCCCCATACAGGCAAAGACCCCCACCAGCATCCCTGCCATGAATTTTTTCAGCATTCGTTCATAGCCTCCTCATCATCGTTTAAAGCAGCCACATAAAAGGTATTTAAACAAGTACGCGACTATATGTATTTTACCGCAAAATATATGACCAAAGGAGACAAATTAATGACAAATCCAATTGTGACAATTGAAATGGACAACGGCGATATAATAAAGGTCGAACTGTATCCGGACATTGCACCGAATACAGTGGCCAATTTTGCCGACTTGGTGAAAAAAGGGTATTATGATGGGCTGACTTTCCACCGAAACATCCCCGGTTTTATGGTGCAAGGCGGTTGCCCCAACGGTACCGGCACCGGCGGCCCGGGCTACACCATTGCCGGTGAATTTACTTCCAACGGGTTTGAAAACAATTTAAAACATGAGCGCGGGGTGATCTCTATGGCACGCGCCATGGATCCGAACAGCGCCGGGTCTCAATTTTTCATCATGCACGCCAAGGCCCCCCATTTAGACGGAGATTATGCCGCTTTCGGTAAGGTGACGGAAGGCATTGAAGCCGTCGATCACATTGTGGAAGTCCCAAGCCGCCCTGCCGTCATTAAGAAGATGACTTTAGAAGCAGGCGACGTGTCACTGCCTGAACCGAAAGTTCATCGTCGCTAAAAATAAAAAAAGAGCTTAGCCAAGGCTAGCTGCACTTCTTAAGCCGAAAAACCGGTCGGCCAGACCTGCAGTCGTCATGGGCTAAGCTCTTTTTTATGCGTAAAATTCTTTAATGCCTGAAGTTTGGGTTGCTGTTGTCCAAGTCCGAATTGGTTGCCGCATCGGCCAAAAAGATGGACACCACGCCGAGGATGGTGATAAAAAGGGTCCGTGCCACCCGGCGGAATAGGCTTTTTTTCACTTCTGCAAAATAAACTTGACGAATATCTTTTGTGGTTAATTTTTGTCCCATAATGGTCTCCTTCCCGGATTTATGACCGTTGGCGCGATTTCAATGCCCGGTCAATATCCCGCCGCGCCGACTTTTCGGCAGCAACGGCGCGTTTATCGTATAATTTTTTACCCTTTGCAAGGGCCAGGTCTACCTTCACTTTATCATGATCAAAATACAACTTTAACGGCACCAAGGTCAAGCCTTTTTCCTGAGTTTTTTGTGCCAAACGCAAAATCTGCCGCTTGTGGAGCAATAATTTTCGCTTGCGCAAAGGATCAACATTGAAAATATTGCCGTGCTCGTAGGGGCTGATGTGCATGCCCTCAATAAAGATTTCACCATTGCTGATGGAGGCATAAGCATCTTTTAGGGTCACATGACCGGCCCGAATGGACTTCACTTCAGTCCCTTTCAGCACGATGCCAGCTTCCACACTGTCTTCAATATAATAATCATGGCGTGCTTTTCGGTTATCTGTGATGACCTTCATTTTCCGCCTCCTGTTCAGAAACCAATTCAAAATCAAGCTGGACCAGGTCAACATTGGCTTTGAGCAAGCGCACCGTGACGCTTTCGCCTAGTCGATAAGACCGGCCGCTATGCTCCCCAACCAGCAAAAGTTGGTCCGGATTAAAATGATAAAAATCATCCACCATCGTTGAAATATGCACCAGACCTTCCACCGAATTGTCCAGTTGAACAAACAGACCAAATCCGGTCACGCTGACCACCCTTGCCGGAAAAATGTCCCCTACATGAGGGACCATGTATTCCACTTTTTTCAAGGCGACCACATCGCGCTCCGCTTCTTCCGCCATACGCTCGGTAATGCTGGCCTGGTCTGCATACCGTGCCACCAGAGCTTCCTGAGTAACCAAGCGTTTTTTGCTAATTTTATACTGGTGACGAATGTGCTCTTTGATCAGCCGATGGATGGCCAAATCGCTGTAGCGGCGAATGGGCGAGGTGAAGTGGGTGTAGTACTTG from Peptococcus niger includes:
- the smpB gene encoding SsrA-binding protein SmpB; translated protein: MKVITDNRKARHDYYIEDSVEAGIVLKGTEVKSIRAGHVTLKDAYASISNGEIFIEGMHISPYEHGNIFNVDPLRKRKLLLHKRQILRLAQKTQEKGLTLVPLKLYFDHDKVKVDLALAKGKKLYDKRAVAAEKSARRDIDRALKSRQRS
- a CDS encoding stalk domain-containing protein, whose translation is MLKKFMAGMLVGVFACMGILQTPAQAAITLLINDSTYFSEPRPELVSSRVYVPLRTISEGLGYDVRWDGDNRVVTINRQGTASDGLINPGRDIAIYINGTLLETDASMGKAYIKAPGYTMVPLRAISEGLGAEVGWHDGLVTVRDHNRQLIEKESRPDSTWAPPKESLPAASDFIAEEPAQPQSTPALPGNRADNMTILGDAQLSLEQVNRYLAAKEVQIKTQAARNGKTFTPFPRNIGALYLSIAPRYGIRGDVALAQAIQETGYFQYGNEVLPMQNNYCGLGAIGRVTTEEDLQKQVFSAIDGSKAHLTVGMHGWCYETPAIGVEAHLQHLYSYASAQPLPMGCELYDGRFNHGNRGKAAVWSDLNGRWAVPGNGYGQIIVEKIWQEMSSY
- a CDS encoding peptidylprolyl isomerase: MTNPIVTIEMDNGDIIKVELYPDIAPNTVANFADLVKKGYYDGLTFHRNIPGFMVQGGCPNGTGTGGPGYTIAGEFTSNGFENNLKHERGVISMARAMDPNSAGSQFFIMHAKAPHLDGDYAAFGKVTEGIEAVDHIVEVPSRPAVIKKMTLEAGDVSLPEPKVHRR